CCAGGGACTAAGTTTTCTGCATCAGGAAAATCCCTGTATTGGATATGAACTCCTGAACAATTTAAACTATACAACTACCcttgattaaaattaaaacttgatCCCTCAAAATTATGTTCTAATCTTAAGTCAAagttaaatcaaatcaaattggAAGAACAGGAATATAATTCATACACCAAATTGTGAAATTTATATTACTACCTGTATATAACCATTTTGTTACTTACCATGTAATTAAATATAGGGACAATACCACTTAACGCTGTTAAATACTGGTTTAATATAAAGGAGAATTTGTCCAGGAAATCTGCTGGGCATGGCacctgaaaataaatgataacaagttgttgtgtataaaatacaaaaaaaaacattatgtaaCTAAGGCTAGATCATTTCTATGAGATTTGCATCCCCTTCAGTCCTTCCACCCTTacagtttgatattttttggaGAAGTTGCCTATTGTCTCTACCAAcatgtgtgccaagtttcatttgaataacttgaacatatctttactgccgccaaaaataaacaaatatgtccataggacacagatGCCCCAAATTCTGGGGCACAACTTAATCACCTAATTAACATTTTGCCAAGGTTTGTTGACTCTTTGACGAATACATGAGAGTTCTGAGTGACACAAGTCCAGAAATGCCAATTGTTGCTCATTCAtaggccataactctggtttaacTAAGTGCAACAGAAAACAAACCCCTGGTGCACAATTTCACCAGCCAATAACATTCTACTCCAGTTTCCATCTCAAAGAAATATAgttttggagttttaagtgacaAGTTGGGAAACCCATTTTTTactaattcaagggccataactctagtTTTACGCAGTGCAGTAGGGGGAAAAAACAAGGTGCAAAACTTCATCAACCCATGAATATTCCCCTAAAGTTTAATGACTCTAGGTAATATAACTTTGGACTCCAAACTATGGAGTTTTGAGCTACACaagtccattttttttttaattcatgggCACTACAATTCTGGTTTAAGTGCAGCAGGTAATGAAACTCCAGGCGCACAACTAAATCACCCCGTTAACATTCCCCCAAGGTTTCATGACTCTAGGTAATAGAGTTTTGAGCGACACAACTTCGCATAATGGTTACCAAATCTCAGACTCACAGACAAAATCAAGGATGAGCGCAGGGTCGGACAAGGGCAAATTAATATTATACCCCCCTTTCTGTGTGGGCTAAAAAAAACAGGAAAActacaattgttaaaataatccaTCAACCACAATTTTCAAATTAGGAtgagaatataaaaatatttcttttagtcTATTGTGAAGACTGAAGATTCCTGAAGAATGGGTGGCACTTGTATTACAGCTCAGACTGTGGGTTATTTTAAAGTCTCAACTTTAACAGAATAACAATAGTATGATTTGTATCAGTTGAcaaccatttaaataaaaaatattacctAATAAAGTCACAGGTGTGATAATAGTATTTCAACACATATATCATCAGTTCTTCAATAGGAAATATAAACACTGCTTACAGACAAGCTAATTCAATTCGGTATAATTCTGTCATGAAATACCCGTACAGTTTGGAAAAAGTCAttaaaggttttgttttttcagaCATCTAAGAAAGGCCTTAAATCCACTCTTTTGGGAAAAGTACATAGTGTATGACAAGTGTCAAGGGCATGGAATGAAATTTTCAGAGGTCGGGGTGACTTCAAAATCTGGAGGGAAACTACAATGTTATGGAAGAAATTTTCAGAGGTGAATTATCTAAAATGGTCCCAATTGTACATAGAAAACACAGTAAAGATTATTTTTTGGGCACATGAGCAAAGCATCGAGGAGTTGTGTTTAGGAAGTCAGATGCTTTGTCAtgttatgtattgtattttaccaGATAGTTGAAGAGTTGTGCTAGGGAAGTCAGGGTCTCCATCATGTTGATGTCATGAATTTACCAGGGAGTCAAGGTAATTGTTTCAAAGAGAATTGAGGAGTTGTGCTAGGAAAGTCAGGTGCTCTGCCATGCAATGTATTTACCAGTGAGTCGAGGAGTTGTGCTAGGGAAGTCAGGTGCTCTGTCACGTTATGTATTTACCAGTGAGTTGAGGAGTTGTGCTAGGAAAGTCAGGGCTCTgccataatatttatttaccagTGAGTCGTGGAGTTGTGCTAGGAAATTCAGGGGCTCCCCTATGTAATGTATTTACCAGTGAGTTGAGGAGTTGTGCTAGGAAAGTCAGGGCTCTGCCATGTTATGTCTTTACCAGTGAGTCGGGGAGTTGTGCTAGGAAAGTCAGGGGCATGTGCTCTGATATGTAATGTATTTACCAGAGATTTAAGCAGTTGTGCTAGGGAAGTCGGGGGCACAGTCATGTTATGTATTTACCAGCGAGTCCAGGAGTTGTGCTAGGGAAGTCAGGTGTTCTGCCATGTAATGTATCAGGTCCTGGTAAAGGCGTTCTGAAAACTGCTTACATACACACTTGTACACAcaactgaaacaaaaaatatgcaaataaagtTTTCATTAATCCAAGCAAGTAATTTCCAACCAAGAAGATCAAAAACcaaatttaaaactgaaaatgcTGTTTTGactaacaaaaatgaaattttcattattttcagctTGGATTTATAAAATGTCTATTAAAATGAGTATATGCCGATTGCTGTTaggtgtttgttcataaaaaggtgtttgttcataaaagtaagtaaaataatgtaatttcaAGAATTTTAAAAGAGTTGTCCCTTTAAGCTTAATGTCTGACCATTCAATTTATCCTGCTcatgtataaacatttaaaattgtgtttccAAGTACAATATTGCCCTGCTAGCCAGTGGTTATTGCACTCACTTATCACCCAGCCTACGTGAGCCGGGTATGTTTCCCAGCCTGGgcatatgtgagtttggtttgtgacaccaagcctgacaagtgggttttcttcaggttttccccacaacacaagacctaAATCTTGTGTAAcattgtgccaatgagagtgattaatataatgttgaaataattgtttcacaatcgttgtaaaacaaataactttagGTCTTAAAGGgacttttttgtaaaatgcaattttttcgTATGAGGAAATAAATCATGGCAAAATTAGGAGTGTAAAAACTAAGACAGTGATGGCTGGAAccctttaaaaaatgttgatatatgctcaaaatattgtcttaaaaGTCCAGGATCTTGAAAGGTTTTGCAATTCAACAAAATTCAATAACAGGCTTTAAGGTAAAGTTATCCTTATGTTTGTGAGAGTTTTTGTGGTCGtaaggttttgttgtcagtttctGATTTTTCCTTAATTGTAACAGCTTGGGTTTGTACTCTCCTCAAAGcagaattttttaaaactaaaaatctattttttctGCTATATCAGTATCAGCGAGTAATAAGGTTTTATTAAAAGTGTTTTCTGAATCATAACCAGGAAAAGAAATttgtgccaaaacatgagcgagtccctttaactcAGGCATATTCCTGCCATATTTACCTGTACATCTGTTCGTATGAGATAGGGATATACTGGCCGGGGGTCATTGTCAACAGCTGGTGGATAGCTTGCTCTAGTTTTGGCCAGTACTGGGTCTCGTAATCCTCCACAGTGATTGTCATCATCACTGCATATAAAAGCATCAGGTTAAAACATACTAATTTTAACATCATgatgaacaaataaaactttacagGTACTGTGTCATTGGGTTTGTTCTATATATAATGCAATGCATAAATAGTTTTCAGTTAGAGGTTCAAGCTAATATGATCATAAATGCAGCAAATGCCAGatgtaataaatgaatttaaagcaGTGACAAAGTTTGCACAATATGGCGAATTTGCTAAAACAAATTGCAGTGTAATTCatgtatttatgataaaagTGAAACAAGGGTTGTCACACAAATGAGACAAATGCCCTCAAATGGCCTCGTAGGACAGAAAGCCAATAGTATTTTGACCTGTCTGTGCAGATAGCCTTTAAAATCTAACATATTCTATgaagtttgtaaatatttataagtcAATAAAGTGTCACAATTTGTACTTAagatcaaataaatattatgagtAAAAGTCCAACTTGACCTACACACATGTGTGTATAATTGCAGTTATTTCTTTTGGAATTTAAATGCCAGTGCCtttcaaattgggaaaattttctgtgaaaaaaatacaaaatcatgccagaataagttatatatatagGCAAACATACATAATTCACTtttttatacatacattatgctgtgaaagagttatttttgtcaagattttgtttaattttcaagtagttcattgcttttttatgcATTAACTTTATATGGATTTATAAAATTggaaaattataatattttgggattttttattatgtgttttaaatttgaatattcatCTATTTTTACTTAATCATTATTATGACCCACTCtgtgtatttattgtatatctttttaattcCACATTTTCTAactaattttattgaaaatgaaaccGCATCAACAGTGGAGTCTGGACATGTCAAAACTAAATTTTGGGAACAACACCATGCTGTAAATTCTTGAACACATGGTTTCTTTAGCCATCATACCAGCACTCAGAGTTGATAGATATATATAGGTATTGATGacagcaatttttttttggtgctatttactgccttctaaaggctgtttccccttgcaaaaaaagtgttcattttctccttaaaaatcatgatattttcCCAATGAATTAAATACAGATTCcgtgaattaataaaaaaagcaatgaatttcataaaataaacaaaatcttgataTGACTAGCTCTTTAACAGCATAATTTATGcctaaaaaattaaaaacatgtgtACTGGTATTTGTTATTTTAGCATGACTTTGTATTTTCCCCAAGGTcgaaaaaaatcccaatttggAAGAACAGGTGGTGAAAATAAATTTTTTAAATCACTTATAGAATGTTCAATTAGGTGATATTGCTGAAGTCCctttttgaaatgttgaaaatattgtaaattactCTGACTGTACAAATAACAAACCAATAACTGATCATAAAATATTCTGAAGCTGCAGATTTCCAGCTTAAGGTCACCATGACAttcacctttgacctcaaaatcactacctgctggtcatgaccaacctgcctaccaagaTTGAGGTTCTAGGGCTTGGGCGTTCTTCAGCTATTGCTTGGAAATGGATTTTTAGCTTAAGGTCACTTCACCCTAGACCTTTGACCCATCGACCTctaaatcaatagggttcatctgctggtaaTGACAAACCCGCCTACTAAGTATGAAGTCCCTGGGCCTAAgggttcttcagttattgatccgAAACAGATTTACAGCTTAAGGTCACCATGAACTTGACAGTtaacccactgacctcaaaatcaatagggttcatctgctagACATTACCAACCTGTCTACAAAGTTTGAGATCCTTATCCCTAAGTGTTCCTGAGTTATTGACCGGAAACAGATTTCAGCTTTAGGCCATAACGTGTTGACTTTTGAGCTACGgacttcaaaatcaataggcTGTATCTgctattgagcggaaaccatgGGGATGAATAGAAGGAAGGAAGGACGGTCTAATTACTATATATGTCTCCCTTTAggggcataaaaatgttgaaGTGATATTTTAAGGATATCACATGCATGgtcattcaatacaaaatttACTAAACTCACCGAGGCAAGTTCATGAATTTCAGAACTGTTGTTGAATAAATCCGTATGGAATGACCCCTCATGTCAAACCTCTAGAAATATCATTCAACACAAAAAATTTATCATTGGACATACTAGTTTTAGTTCTAAACTGGTTGGCAGAATTTAAATCAACTTCCATTAAAATATGATGTTATAGACTGACAATGTATCGAGCATTGATGCAGTACACACCACACATTTTGACAAGTAGATTTTTCACTTGACCCCTACAGATACAAACTTGATGACTTTCTTTTGGTATTGGCTTTTTTATTCTTTCTAAGCTAATATTTATAACAAGGAAAACTGAAAATCGTCTCtccttttttttacaaaactgcCCTTTGCTTTTGCTTTTTGTtccttttgtttaatttgtaattttaatttttaaggaAATGTGTATTATTCAGGTCCACTTTAGTTTCGTTTGCTTGAAAGCAACATGTAAACAATTGGAAAACTGGTTATGAGTGACGTAATATTTGGGAAACCTGGACATTCTTATTCCCTTTGATAGAAAAAGATGTGGTTCAAAACCAGCCATGACTTTATGTTTCGCAAATTTGACTAAATTGTTTTAAGAATCATTACATGAATAGTTTGAAGTGCATGTATGTTTGCAtctagtctaaaatattagacgtgttatacgggatccttccaatccctaacgtctaaacgggaatgtgcaaaaaacgggggtgttttaaaaatattgaaattgttttaagtgaagtattttatggttgaaattgatcataaagagttatattcatatttaaccatgtaagtgaaatgctattttgcactaaacaagcatttaatgcattaaaacaagttgtttacctttccaataaaacgaaagttgactgacacagaaaactattatgcgaaggggaacaactcgatacaatagtaataactcggcctcctccgacaaagcttcgagatagaccttgttatacaatcataacaaatcggccatggccgaaatgttccgagcgatttaaaactgtgccctgaagccttgcaggtgcccttcatgtatttattgttatgttttgacagaatgaaatgaagaaaagccgtcaaactcataattataagttggatatttattttttgtgtacggaactaatataaaataacattatctggtaatatttcttgtttttatgatattttatagacgctatatgctttaaccaggaatcctgatcggaacaactacccacttttgatactaaacaatttgtacgtgaaggatttgccatatcaaaaatctaaaaaaaatccgtcaacgtacaattatttggactagtttGCATCTAGGAAGTGCTGAGCGCCAATCCAAAAGCTTGACTGATTGAGTCACTGGCCACTGGGAATGGTGTCATTTCTAATAATAGAACTGGGGTTTTacttcataaacatatataaaacgaTGTGTTCAGTTTAACGGACACAACTGTCCTTTCGTTCAGGTACATGAGTAACtcttgaaaagaaaacacactCATAATTCATCAGCCCAGCTGTTTGATAGACAGTGATGAACccaatgaaatgtatttatgattttgATTATGGGTATGGAATAAGTAACATTAACTGCTTAATGCACACATACCACAGTAGAACCAGAGAAATAACTCAAAACTTcatctgtttttcattttcatgcaACTTACCCATGCTTCCTGGTCTTAACAGAGGGTTTGTAGCGTTATTTCTTGTTGTGCTGGGACCCTCATTACCCTGTGTCGAGTCTGCCTCGCAAAACTCATCCATTGGCTCATCCATATCTCCTGCCAAAGAGTTTATCTGGTTAATTGTGaacgtttgtttttgttttgtttttgcttttgcCAACATTTACCTCCCTTGTgtcgataaaatattgttcgtagaaaatgtaaaatttagtAATAACGTTTTATGATGAAACGGTATTAAATAATGGCAAATtgagtaattatttttttcaattcagtTTTTTTCGTTGTTTTTCCAAATAAAACTACCAAATTTACAAAAGTCACGAACCTTTTTATCAAGTGAAATGGTGGTGCACTAGAATCATAACGGTTTGTGAAATGTCTTTGAGATGTGtaggaaaaaatatattttggctTATTCAAATGCTAATATAATGATATAGTGAAGATAAGTACTTTAAAGTTGTACAGACAAAGATCTTTTTAACCTTGTATCTTGGTACAATGCTACATGTACGCAATACGCCtgttcaatataattttgactATGCTATTTAATTCATCCTGGTATTATGGAATTACTAAAGAATTGAAGAATAAGTTGCTGAAAAGAAGTTGTTAGATTTGTATATTGATCATCGTGGGCAACTACGGTACTTTCTCCGTTAAACTTATTTCATAACGAAGCATAGCCCAgtagtgtatcgggggtatccgacgatttACGTGGATATATTCTGTATATACTGTAGAGTATAgagtttattaaaaatacattaggCAATATCCACATGCGTTCACACGATATGTGATATTTTATAGCCATTGGTCATCCAATGGTCAagttacataaatacaaattttaacaaatgttaatgaTTCTTAACAAATGACATATGAAGCAGGCTGAGAGAATTgttatttatacgttaaagttgtaataaatgtttcttaaatCTATACACATGTAATCTACACTGTATAGTGTCTGAATTTTGTGGTTTGGTTGATTGGTTAGATGATGAAAACAGAATAAGGCAAGAACGACTAAATCAATTCCAGGGAttataagataagataaattttataaCAAACCATGGGtcatgttaaatttaaatttaaatcacaatttatatatatatatatatatatatatatatatatatatatatatatatatatatattctgattgttcaaaacacaaaaaacaaaagctCAATGGATCAATATTGACTATAGACTATGTCTTATACatttagtaataaaataaaacaaattcacaTCGTTTATCTGCGCGAGTTGTCTAAATGTGTATGTGCATATTATATTACTGATGGTATTGGATAGattcatacatattatttagtatttaattAGTATAATTTACCCTTAAGCACggcataataataaaacaacaatataataccATATACATATACCATTTATATAACGAagtatatataagtatatatactTATACCATATACATGAATTATACATGAATACTATAACGTACGCTATCATTATTCATCTACTGAAACTTGTAGAACTGTATTTAATTTACAGACTGACTTAACCAGCATATTTTTCCAAAACTG
The Mya arenaria isolate MELC-2E11 chromosome 12, ASM2691426v1 DNA segment above includes these coding regions:
- the LOC128212054 gene encoding CDK2-associated and cullin domain-containing protein 1-like — protein: MDEPMDEFCEADSTQGNEGPSTTRNNATNPLLRPGSMVMMTITVEDYETQYWPKLEQAIHQLLTMTPGQYIPISYEQMYSCVYKCVCKQFSERLYQDLIHYMAEHLTSLAQLLDSLVPCPADFLDKFSFILNQYLTALSGIVPIFNYMNRFYVETKLKTDLNDELRKLFRNRIVDTHITLVLSLLEEAHSKPFTVSPPTMSCLVKNLYSLNCDYANLKPSVFSKYIPNILPPTSVTDLDRYIEEARLMQEQIQSLPEFQDCDGSGRRKRRQDELML